A single region of the Eleginops maclovinus isolate JMC-PN-2008 ecotype Puerto Natales chromosome 4, JC_Emac_rtc_rv5, whole genome shotgun sequence genome encodes:
- the psmc3 gene encoding 26S proteasome regulatory subunit 6A has protein sequence MASLSDKSVWDEVEDGIGEEVLKMSTEEIVQRTRLLDSEIKIMKSEVLRVTHELQAMKDKIKENTEKIKVNKTLPYLVSNVIELLDVDPNDQEEDGANVDLDSQRKGKCAVIKTSTRQTYFLPVIGLVDAEKLKPGDLVGVNKDSYLILETLPTEYDSRVKAMEVDERPTEQYSDIGGLDKQIQELVEAIVLPMNHKEKFENLGIQPPKGVLMYGPPGTGKTLLARACAAQTKATFLKLAGPQLVQMFIGDGAKLVRDAFALAKEKAPSIIFIDELDAIGTKRFDSEKAGDREVQRTMLELLNQLDGFQPNMQVKVIAATNRVDILDPALLRSGRLDRKIEFPMPNEEARARIMQIHSRKMNVSPDVNYEELARCTDDFNGAQCKAVCVEAGMIALRRGATELNHEDYMEGILEVQAKKKANLQYYA, from the exons ATGGCGTCGCTGAGTGACAAGTCAGTTTGGGACGAAGTGGAAGATGGAATCGGGGAAGAAGTGTTAAAAATGTCCACAGAGGAGATAGTTCAGCGAACTCGTCTCCTCGACAGTGAGATAAAGATCATGAAGAGTGAGGTGCTTCGTGTGACCCACGAACTGCAGGCTATGAAGGATAAAATCAAGGAAAACACGGAGAAGATTAAGGTGAACAAAACGCTGCCCTACCTTGTATCTAACGTGATCGAGCTGCTGGATGTTGACCCCAACGACCAGGAGGAGGACGGGGCTAATGTGGACCTGGACTCCCAGAGGAAAGGAAAGTGTGCCGTTATTAAAACTTCCACTCGACAGACCTACTTCCTGCCGGTCATCGGGCTGGTGGACGCGGAGAAGCTGAAGCCCGGGGACCTGGTTGGTGTCAACAAGGACTCCTACCTGATCCTGGAGACCCTTCCTACCGAGTATGACTCCAGAGTCAAGGCCATGGAGGTGGATGAGCGCCCCACAGAGCAGTACAGCGACATAGGAGGGCTGGACAAGCAGATCCAGGAGCTGGTGGAAGCCATTGTCCTGCCCATGAACCACAAGGAGAAGTTTGAAAACCTGGGCATCCAGCCACCCAAAGGAGTCCTGATGTACGGACCACCTGGAACCGGGAAGACCCTCCTGGCCAGGGCCTGCGCCGCCCAGACCAAAGCCACCTTCCTGAAGCTGGCCGGTCCACAGCTGGTCCAGATGTTCATCGGAGATGGAGCCAAGCTGGTGAGAGATGCCTTTGCACTGGCCAAAGAGAAAGCCCCATCCATCATCTTCATCGATGAGCTGGACGCCATCGGTACCAAGAGGTTTGACAGCGAGAAGGCTGGAGACAGAGAGGTGCAGAGGACCATGCTGGAGCTGCTCAACCAGCTGGATGGATTCCAGCCCAACATGCAGGTCAAG GTGATTGCCGCCACCAACAGAGTGGACATCTTGGACCCTGCGTTGCTCCGTTCAGGACGTCTGGACAGAAAGATTGAGTTCCCCATGCCAAACGAAGAGGCCAGAGCTCGCATCATGCAGATTCATTCCCGCAAAATGAATGTCAGCCCCGACGTCAACTACGAGGAGCTGGCTCGCTGCACAGACGACTTCAACGGAGCCCAGtgcaaagctgtgtgtgtggaggctgGCATGATCGCGCTGCGCCGCGGGGCCACAGAGCTGAACCATGAAGATTACATGGAGGGAATCCTGGAAGTCCAAGCCAAGAAGAAGGCCAACCTGCAGTACTATGCCTGA
- the psmb1 gene encoding proteasome subunit beta type-1: protein MLSSHSYQDPGKMKDYHYSGPVEHKFSPYSFNGGTVLAVAGEDFAIVASDTRLSEGYSIHSRDSPKCYKLTDTTVIGCSGFHGDCLTLTKIIDARLKMYKHSNNKTMTSGAIAAMLSTILYGRRFFPYYVYNIIGGLDEHGKGAVYSFDPVGSYQRDTYKAGGSASAMLQPLLDNQIGFKNMEGVQHVPLTQEKAVQLVKDVFISAAERDVYTGDALRLCIITKEGIKEQTVALRKD, encoded by the exons ATGCTTTCTTCTCATAGTTACCAAGACCCTGGGAAAATGAAAGATTATCATTATTCTGGTCCCGTAGAGCACAAGTTTTCACCATACTCTTTCAACGGAGG aacCGTACTAGCTGTTGCTGGTGAAGACTTCGCCATCGTTGCTTCAGACACCAGGCTGAGTGAAGGATACTCAATCCACAGCCGCGACTCGCCAAAATGCTACAAGCT GACAGACACCACCGTTATTGGCTGCAGTGGTTTCCATGGTGACTGCCTGACCCTGACCAAAATCATTGATGCCAGACTAAAG ATGTACAAACACTCAAACAACAAGACAATGACCAGCGGCGCCATCGCAGCCATGTTGTCCACCATCCTGTACGGCAGGAGGTTCTTCCCCTACTACGTGTACAACATCATCGGAGGACTGGATGAGCATG GTAAGGGAGCAGTGTACAGTTTTGATCCAGTGGGCTCCTACCAGAGAGACACCTACAAGGCCGGAGGATCAGCAAGTGCCATGCTACAGCCACTTTTGGACAACCAG ATTGGTTTCAAGAACATGGAGGGTGTACAGCACGTCCCTCTGACTCAGGAAAAGGCGGTTCAGCTGGTCAAAGATGTCTTCATCTCGGCCGCGGAGAGAGACGTCTACACCGGAGATGCCCTTCGACTGTGCATCATCACTAAGGAGGGCATCAAGGAGCAGACTGTAGCCCTGAGGAAGGACTGA